Proteins from one Bifidobacterium sp. ESL0732 genomic window:
- a CDS encoding response regulator transcription factor: MTDLTLMTMAPNPASVLPSLALLSYRVRVLPMDAASLVKLPENTILFLDARDDLANAKTLCNLIHASGLSIPIIPIITEGGFTVINSQWGVADVVVSNASPAEVEGRLRLVCERGRVVPTTTQTSVERDNYREDGQIRSGDLVVDTKGYTATLNGEPVNLAYKEFELLKYLVQHPHRVFTRAQLLQEVWGYDYYGGTRTVDVHVRRLRAKLGGEYEHMIGTVRNVGYRFDPPDDDGNRSNAGNDTDTDDGGNSQDVGSNANNA, from the coding sequence ATGACCGATTTGACATTGATGACGATGGCCCCCAATCCTGCGAGCGTTCTCCCAAGCCTTGCTCTTCTTTCCTACCGCGTGCGCGTACTGCCGATGGATGCCGCAAGTCTGGTAAAACTTCCCGAAAACACCATTCTTTTTCTCGACGCGCGCGACGATCTCGCCAACGCCAAGACGCTGTGCAATCTGATTCATGCTTCAGGTCTTTCTATTCCGATTATTCCCATCATCACCGAAGGTGGTTTCACCGTCATCAACAGTCAGTGGGGTGTAGCTGATGTGGTGGTAAGCAACGCCTCCCCCGCCGAGGTGGAAGGCCGGCTACGGCTGGTCTGCGAGCGCGGCAGGGTCGTTCCGACAACCACCCAGACATCCGTGGAACGCGACAATTATCGCGAGGACGGGCAGATTCGTTCCGGCGACCTTGTGGTGGATACCAAGGGCTATACGGCCACGCTCAACGGCGAACCCGTCAATCTTGCCTATAAGGAATTCGAGCTGCTCAAATACTTGGTCCAGCATCCGCATCGTGTCTTCACTCGCGCCCAGCTTTTGCAGGAAGTGTGGGGCTACGACTATTACGGCGGCACACGCACGGTCGACGTCCACGTGCGTCGCCTGCGTGCCAAGCTCGGCGGCGAATACGAGCATATGATCGGCACCGTGCGCAACGTCGGCTATCGCTTCGATCCACCGGACGACGACGGCAATCGCAGCAACGCCGGCAACGACACCGATACCGACGATGGCGGCAATAGCCAAGATGTCGGCAGCAACGCAAATAACGCCTGA
- a CDS encoding manganese efflux pump MntP family protein has product MIVEILLIAVSVSMDAFAIAIGKGLATKHVRPLNAIKTALWFGGFQALFPILGYFFASLFGKYVEAVDHWIIFGLLALIGGNMIREAFGEPEEDAKETAQFDWRHMAPLAVACSIDAFAVGVSFQFMPLNIWGAAAIIGVITGAFSIAGLYLGHTIGVRWQQTAQIIGGIVLILIGLKTLLEHLGIIAW; this is encoded by the coding sequence ATGATCGTCGAAATTCTGCTTATCGCAGTGTCCGTCTCGATGGACGCCTTCGCCATCGCCATCGGTAAGGGACTGGCCACCAAACACGTCAGACCACTCAACGCCATCAAAACCGCACTCTGGTTCGGTGGGTTCCAAGCGCTGTTCCCGATTCTCGGTTATTTCTTCGCTTCTTTGTTCGGCAAGTACGTTGAAGCCGTAGACCATTGGATTATTTTCGGATTGCTCGCGCTTATCGGCGGCAATATGATTCGCGAGGCGTTCGGGGAACCCGAGGAAGACGCCAAGGAAACAGCACAATTCGACTGGCGTCACATGGCACCGCTGGCCGTCGCATGCAGCATCGACGCCTTCGCGGTCGGCGTGAGTTTCCAGTTCATGCCGCTCAACATCTGGGGCGCGGCCGCCATCATCGGCGTCATCACGGGAGCCTTCTCCATCGCCGGCCTTTACTTGGGCCACACCATCGGCGTGCGTTGGCAGCAGACCGCCCAAATCATCGGCGGCATCGTCCTGATTCTCATCGGCCTGAAAACACTGCTGGAGCACCTCGGCATTATCGCCTGGTGA
- a CDS encoding phosphopentomutase: MRYRRVFGLVMDSIGTGAAPDAARFGDEGADTLGSIGRYFAGRLELPNFARLGISNLRPVPIEGVPASEQPIGCYGRMREVSVGKDSMDGHWEMMGLPVRRELSFFPHGFPDELMDRISKFAGRGIVGNRPESGTKILDELGEHQMETGDLIVYTSGDSVLQIAAHEDIIPVKELYRICEYARSLVNGPEYMVGRIIARPYVGSGRGHFTRTANRHDFTLKPYGKTVLDYLQEAGVRTIGIGKINDIFSGQGIDEGYHNQSNMDGMDHVDHVMEQDFTGFCFANLVDFDAMYGHRRNPEGDGCALMELDTRLGTVIANMRDDDLLMITADHGNDPCFKGTDHTREFVPLLAYSPSMGHPASLGTRGTFSDFGATILDNFNVTGSGTGTSFLKDLQ, from the coding sequence ATGAGGTACAGGCGTGTTTTCGGTTTGGTTATGGATTCCATCGGGACCGGTGCGGCTCCTGATGCGGCCCGGTTCGGTGATGAAGGTGCCGACACCTTGGGCAGTATCGGCAGGTATTTCGCCGGGAGGCTGGAGCTGCCGAATTTCGCCAGGCTGGGGATATCGAACCTGCGTCCGGTTCCCATCGAGGGCGTTCCGGCATCGGAGCAGCCCATCGGGTGTTATGGGAGGATGCGGGAGGTGTCGGTGGGCAAGGACAGCATGGACGGGCATTGGGAGATGATGGGTCTTCCGGTCAGGCGGGAGCTCAGTTTCTTCCCTCATGGTTTCCCGGATGAGCTGATGGATAGGATCTCGAAGTTTGCGGGCCGCGGGATCGTCGGGAATCGGCCGGAATCGGGTACGAAGATTCTTGACGAGCTGGGCGAGCACCAGATGGAGACCGGCGATCTGATCGTCTATACCTCGGGTGATTCCGTGTTGCAGATAGCCGCCCATGAGGACATTATCCCGGTCAAGGAGCTGTACCGGATCTGCGAATACGCCCGCAGCCTTGTCAACGGCCCGGAATACATGGTCGGCCGTATCATCGCGCGCCCGTATGTGGGCTCTGGCAGGGGGCATTTCACCAGGACGGCGAACCGTCATGATTTCACGTTGAAGCCCTATGGGAAGACCGTGTTGGATTACCTGCAGGAGGCCGGGGTCAGGACCATCGGCATCGGCAAGATCAACGATATCTTCTCCGGCCAGGGCATCGACGAAGGGTATCACAACCAGAGCAACATGGATGGCATGGACCATGTCGACCATGTGATGGAACAGGATTTCACGGGTTTCTGTTTTGCGAATCTGGTGGACTTCGACGCGATGTACGGCCACCGGCGCAACCCCGAAGGCGATGGTTGCGCTCTCATGGAGCTCGATACTCGTCTGGGCACCGTCATCGCCAACATGAGGGACGACGATCTGCTGATGATCACCGCCGACCATGGCAACGACCCCTGCTTCAAGGGGACCGACCATACCAGGGAGTTCGTCCCGCTGCTTGCCTATTCGCCGAGCATGGGACATCCCGCCAGCCTCGGGACCCGTGGGACCTTTTCCGATTTCGGGGCCACCATCCTCGATAATTTCAACGTTACCGGGTCCGGAACTGGAACGAGCTTCCTCAAAGATTTGCAATAA
- a CDS encoding ABC transporter substrate-binding protein, with protein MMSNTSKALKVFTGLAAIAMLTPLAACGSSNNSSSKGSGSVSIACSQQDDFCQMMSKQITKDTGIRAAYVRLGSGEILARLATNPGEFDAWIGGPVENHLIADSKGWLEHYVSPSTKNYQAKYKDAKGTWSGVYTDSLGFCSNSVELKKKGLKAPTSWNDLLNPKLEKSIGMPHPSTAGAGYDAIYTQAMLHGGDLEQAMDYFKKLSPNIMQYSKAAATGTEQAGRGEVTVAISLDSDCVKAKEAGYKDLVTSYPAEGAGYDVGGVSIMKQGHNKENAKKVVDWVLGPKFQTMYPDIPTYVSPTNPQVKAGKDAPDQSKVKHVKWNMQQSANSREKFIDAFAKEVSSSSNAK; from the coding sequence ATGATGAGTAATACATCGAAAGCTTTGAAAGTCTTTACCGGCTTGGCGGCAATCGCCATGTTGACACCGCTTGCTGCGTGTGGCTCGTCAAATAACAGCAGCAGCAAGGGCAGTGGCAGTGTGTCAATTGCATGCTCGCAGCAAGATGATTTCTGCCAGATGATGAGCAAGCAGATTACCAAAGACACTGGCATCAGGGCGGCTTATGTCCGTCTCGGATCTGGCGAGATTCTGGCAAGGCTTGCAACCAACCCGGGCGAATTCGATGCTTGGATTGGTGGCCCGGTTGAAAATCATTTGATCGCTGATAGCAAGGGATGGCTTGAGCATTATGTTTCGCCGTCTACTAAAAACTATCAAGCCAAATATAAGGACGCCAAGGGAACATGGTCGGGTGTCTATACGGATTCTCTCGGTTTCTGCTCCAACTCTGTAGAGTTGAAGAAGAAGGGTCTGAAGGCTCCTACCTCTTGGAATGATCTGCTCAATCCGAAGCTGGAGAAGAGCATCGGCATGCCGCATCCTTCGACGGCAGGTGCCGGCTATGATGCAATCTACACTCAGGCGATGCTTCATGGTGGTGATTTGGAGCAGGCGATGGATTATTTCAAGAAGCTCAGTCCCAATATCATGCAGTACTCGAAGGCAGCTGCGACAGGAACCGAACAAGCCGGTCGTGGTGAAGTGACTGTGGCAATCTCGCTGGATTCCGATTGTGTGAAGGCGAAGGAAGCGGGCTATAAGGATCTGGTCACCAGCTATCCTGCCGAAGGCGCTGGCTATGACGTCGGTGGTGTTTCCATTATGAAGCAAGGACACAATAAGGAGAACGCAAAGAAGGTTGTCGATTGGGTTCTCGGTCCGAAGTTCCAGACCATGTATCCGGACATTCCTACCTATGTTTCTCCCACCAATCCTCAGGTGAAGGCCGGTAAGGATGCCCCTGATCAGAGCAAGGTCAAGCATGTCAAGTGGAATATGCAGCAATCTGCTAATTCGCGTGAAAAGTTCATCGATGCCTTCGCTAAAGAAGTCTCTTCTTCAAGCAACGCCAAGTGA
- a CDS encoding iron ABC transporter permease, protein MSSTISVTKTRKPRKSLRKNASVWVVLAIVIVALTMLLGFPVIKLFQAGFSARGRAAIVASFTSNADTLIHSIILGLLVGVLGTTIGFVCAYVQTFIRMPGKRILHWLTLLPTISPPFAAATAIITLFGKRGMITHDLLGLETNIYGLPGLTMVLTMTFAPVAYLNIKGMFDNLDPSLFEAASSLGSSPVHTLFHVTIPMVLPSMLSSFLVLFVEGIADLANPLVIGGNYRVLASQVYLAVIGSGDAPTAAGISLVLLLPAITVFIIQRYWTSKKSVVTVTGKPTGSLKPVKSLKVVVPMLVIALLWLLLVATIYSTLFIGGFVKILGVDNTWTLDHFIFIQQLGSDAVMTTLLMTLIAAPLAALLALAISWLVVRHLHRFGPVLDLWGMLGVAIPGTVLGLGFAMAYSQPVHIFGVEVLPSLAGGLAIAGGSIAIIMVFIARGNPTGQQSFIAAFRQVNPEIEEAAVSLGASPLTTVRKITLPLMSSAVVTAVTYAITKSMTTITAIIFITTPQTQVVTSQILDEVDAARFGNAFAYSSLLIILVLIILGISNLLLSQLNRSKR, encoded by the coding sequence ATGAGTTCGACGATTTCAGTCACTAAGACACGTAAACCTCGAAAAAGCCTTCGTAAAAATGCTTCTGTGTGGGTGGTCCTGGCAATAGTTATTGTTGCTCTGACGATGTTGCTCGGTTTTCCTGTCATTAAGCTGTTTCAGGCAGGGTTCAGCGCACGCGGCAGGGCGGCTATTGTAGCCTCATTCACCAGCAACGCTGACACATTGATTCACAGCATCATACTTGGTCTTTTGGTAGGTGTGCTCGGCACGACGATTGGTTTTGTTTGCGCGTATGTGCAAACGTTCATTCGTATGCCTGGCAAGAGGATTCTGCATTGGCTTACACTGCTGCCGACTATTTCTCCTCCGTTTGCAGCTGCAACAGCAATCATCACTCTGTTCGGTAAGCGCGGTATGATTACTCACGATCTACTGGGTCTGGAAACCAATATCTATGGTTTGCCTGGTCTCACCATGGTTCTTACGATGACATTTGCCCCGGTCGCGTACCTCAACATCAAAGGCATGTTCGACAATCTTGATCCTTCGTTGTTCGAGGCAGCTTCCAGCTTGGGTTCGTCGCCTGTTCATACGTTGTTCCATGTGACGATTCCAATGGTATTGCCTTCAATGCTGTCTTCGTTCTTGGTACTGTTCGTCGAAGGTATTGCCGATTTGGCCAACCCGTTGGTTATCGGCGGTAATTACCGAGTTCTGGCCAGTCAGGTTTATCTTGCAGTTATCGGCTCGGGTGATGCACCTACTGCCGCAGGCATTTCGCTGGTGCTTCTGCTTCCTGCCATTACCGTCTTCATCATTCAAAGGTATTGGACAAGCAAGAAGTCCGTTGTCACTGTGACAGGTAAGCCCACAGGTTCATTGAAGCCTGTGAAGTCGCTTAAAGTGGTCGTGCCGATGCTGGTTATTGCATTGCTGTGGCTCCTGTTGGTCGCCACGATTTATTCGACACTGTTTATCGGCGGATTCGTCAAGATTCTCGGTGTCGATAACACATGGACATTGGATCATTTCATCTTCATCCAACAGCTGGGTAGCGATGCGGTGATGACAACGTTGCTCATGACATTGATTGCTGCGCCTCTTGCCGCTTTGTTGGCTCTGGCTATCAGCTGGCTTGTTGTACGTCATCTGCATCGCTTCGGTCCTGTGCTGGATTTGTGGGGCATGCTTGGTGTCGCAATTCCTGGGACCGTTCTTGGTCTTGGTTTTGCAATGGCCTATTCACAGCCTGTACACATATTCGGTGTTGAGGTTCTGCCTTCACTCGCCGGTGGACTTGCGATTGCGGGAGGTTCGATAGCGATCATCATGGTATTCATCGCACGAGGCAACCCGACTGGACAGCAGTCTTTCATTGCTGCTTTCCGTCAGGTGAACCCAGAAATCGAGGAAGCTGCGGTGTCTTTGGGCGCGAGCCCGTTGACCACAGTGCGTAAGATAACGCTTCCTTTGATGTCTTCGGCAGTGGTCACGGCAGTGACTTACGCAATAACGAAGTCCATGACCACGATTACGGCCATTATCTTCATTACAACGCCACAGACCCAGGTTGTGACCTCTCAGATTCTTGATGAGGTTGATGCGGCTCGATTCGGCAATGCGTTTGCTTATTCGAGTTTGCTCATCATTCTGGTGCTCATCATTTTGGGCATTTCGAATCTGTTGCTCAGCCAACTTA